One Solanum pennellii chromosome 10, SPENNV200 genomic region harbors:
- the LOC107031858 gene encoding multiprotein-bridging factor 1b yields MSGISQDWEPVVIRKKAPTSAARKDEKAVNAARRSGAEIETVKKSNAGSNRAASSSTSLNTRKLDEDTENLSHEKVPTELKKAIMQARQDKKLTQSQLAQLINEKPQIIQEYESGKAIPNQQIISKLERALGAKLRGKK; encoded by the exons ATGAGTGGAATATCGCAAGACTGGGAGCCGGTAGTTATCAGGAAGAAGGCGCCTACCTCCGCCGCTCGCAAGGATGAGAAAGCCGTTAACGCCGCCCGTCGCTCCGGCGCCGAGATCGAAACCGTCAAGAAGT CTAATGCGGGCTCAAACAGGGCTGCCTCTAGTAGTACATCATTGAACACTAGGAAACTTGATGAAGACACCGAGAACTTGTCTC atGAAAAGGTACCAACTGAACTGAAGAAAGCTATCATGCAAGCACGACAAGACAAAAAGCTGACTCAGTCTCAACTTGCTCAA TTGATAAATGAGAAGCCACAGATCATCCAAGAATACGAATCAGGAAAGGCAATTCCAAACCAACAAATAATCTCAAAACTGGAGAGAGCTCTTGGAGCAAAACTTCgaggaaagaaataa
- the LOC107032393 gene encoding protein DETOXIFICATION 18-like, producing the protein MASENCSSGPKIPLLASSSSSGISSNSLCAKLIDVEEAKNQILFSLPMIVVNSCFYFVNLVSVMFAGHLGKLELAASNLANSWAMVTGFSFMVGLSGALETLCGQGYGAKMYRMLGIHLQASCIISFFFSVVISVIWWYSDMILILLHQDPDIAREAGVFLRFLIPGLFAYSFLQNILRFLQAQSIIMPLAFCSVGSLVIHIGISYALVHWTGLAFKGASLAASISIWISLLTLGLYVLLSKRFNHIWRDGLSFEPFHHILTNLKLALPSAAMVCLEYWAFELLVLLAGLMPNSGTTTSVVAMCVNTQNIAYMISYGLSAAASTRVANELGAGNPDKAKHAMFVTLKLSVLLAIAVDLALFLGHDVWASLFSDRAEIINKFASMTPLLLISFVFDFIQGILSGVTRGCGWQHLAMCINLATFYFIGMPIAGLLAFKFNLHSQGLWLGLICGLAFQSSGLLLLTLMTRWGEVQVSTNSNRENVLLP; encoded by the exons atggCTTCTGAGAATTGTTCATCCGGTCCGAAAATTCCCCTGTTAGCGTCTTCATCATCATCAGGCATTTCATCGAACAGTTTGTGTGCAAAGTTGATCGATGTAGAAGAAGCTAAGAAtcagattttattttcattgccaATGATTGTAGTGAACAGTTGTTTCTACTTCGTCAACCTTGTTTCCGTCATGTTCGCCGGACACCTCGGGAAACTCGAGCTTGCTGCTTCAAATCTCGCCAATTCATGGGCTATGGTTACTGGTTTCAGTTTCATG GTTGGTCTAAGTGGTGCACTTGAGACATTATGCGGCCAAGGATACGGAGCAAAAATGTACAGAATGTTGGGTATACATTTGCAGGCATCGTGCATCATATCGTTCTTCTTTTCCGTGGTGATTTCTGTCATTTGGTGGTATTCTGATATGATTCTGATTTTACTTCATCAAGATCCTGACATAGCTAGAGAAGCCGGCGTATTCTTGAGGTTCCTCATTCCTGGATTGTTTGCATATAGTTTTCTGCAAAACATTTTGAGATTTCTTCAGGCACAGTCAATCATCATGCCTCTGGCTTTCTGTTCAGTTGGATCTTTAGTTATCCACATCGGGATTTCCTATGCCTTGGTTCATTGGACAGGTCTTGCTTTTAAAGGAGCATCATTAGCGGCTTCTATTTCGATCTGGATCTCACTTCTCACGTTGGGCCTGTACGTGCTCCTTTCGAAGAGATTCAACCATATCTGGAGAGATGGTCTCTCGTTCGAGCCATTTCATCATATCCTTacaaatttgaagttggctTTGCCCTCTGCTGCCATGGTATG CTTGGAGTACTGGGCTTTTGAGCTTCTTGTGTTATTGGCTGGTTTGATGCCAAACTCAGGAACAACTACTTCTGTGGTAGCTATGTG TGTAAATACACAAAACATAGCCTACATGATATCTTATGGTCTGAGTGCAGCTGCAAG CACTAGGGTGGCAAACGAGTTAGGAGCTGGAAATCCTGATAAAGCTAAGCATGCTATGTTTGTTACTCTCAAGCTATCTGTTCTTCTTGCCATTGCAGTTGATTTGGCTCTATTTTTAGGTCATGATGTCTGGGCTAGCCTATTCAGTGATAGAGCGGAGATAATTAACAAATTTGCCTCCATGACACCTCTCCTCTTGATCTCCTTTGTGTTCGATTTCATTCAAGGAATCCTCTCAG GGGTTACTAGGGGTTGTGGATGGCAACATTTGGCTATGTGCATCAACTTGGCGACATTCTATTTCATCGGTATGCCAATAGCCGGCCTCCTTGCTTTCAAGTTCAACCTACATTCTCAG GGTTTATGGTTGGGCTTGATTTGTGGTCTAGCCTTCCAATCTTCTGGCTTGTTGCTACTTACATTGATGACCAGATGGGGAGAAGTACAAGTCTCAACAAATAGCAATAGAGAAAATGTACTCCTACCTTAA
- the LOC107032615 gene encoding protein DETOXIFICATION 18-like, whose protein sequence is MTITNLNAPSPEEIVVPPAPASSPAPTPTPAPEKTPARSPEKTPAPALTPGPGPTPAPVSTLVEQKNNPMNKSCGQIINCKEAKNQVLFSVPMIVVNGCFYFISLVSVMFAGHLGKLELASSNLANSWAMVTGFSFMVGLSGALETLCGQGYGAKMFRMLGIHLQTSSIISFFFSVVVSVIWWYSDRILILLHQEPAIAHEAGVFLKFLIPGLFAYAFLQNIVRFLQAQSIILPLACIAVAALVLHIGIAYALVHWTHLGFKGAALAVSISFWITFIALSLYVLFSKKFSHIRPEGLSSEPLQHILSNLKLALPSAGMVCLEYWAFEILVLLAGLMPNAETTTSVVAMCVNTETIAYMISYGLSAAASTRVSNEIGAGNIRKAKQAMAVTLKLAIVAALIVDLALGFGHNAWAGLFSDEAEIIRKFASMTPLLLVSFLFDFIQGILSGVARGCGWQRFAMCINLASFYFVGMTIGAILAFKFNKGYKGLWVGLISGLACQSTSLLLLTFFIKWGKEDQVSKDTNNENESQP, encoded by the exons ATGACAATAACTAATTTGAACGCCCCGTCACCGGAGGAGATTGTCGTCCCACCGGCACCAGCATCATCACCGGCACCAACCCCGACACCGGCACCGGAAAAAACTCCGGCACGGTCACCGGAAAAAACTCCGGCACCGGCACTAACTCCGGGACCGGGACCAACCCCGGCACCGGTATCAACATTGGTTGAACAAAAGAACAATCCAATGAACAAGTCATGTGGACAGATAATCAATTGTAAAGAAGCGAAAAATCAAGTGTTGTTCTCCGTTCCGATGATCGTAGTGAACGGTTGTTTCTACTTCATCAGCCTCGTCTCGGTCATGTTTGCCGGACACCTCGGGAAGCTCGAGCTGGCTTCCTCGAATCTCGCTAATTCATGGGCCATGGTTACTGGTTTCTCTTTCATG GTTGGACTAAGTGGTGCACTTGAGACATTATGTGGTCAAGGATACGGCGCGAAAATGTTCAGGATGTTAGGGATACATCTTCAAACATCGAGCATCATATCGTTCTTCTTTTCTGTCGTTGTTTCTGTCATTTGGTGGTATTCGGATCGAATTCTGATTTTACTTCATCAAGAACCAGCCATAGCACATGAAGCAGGGGTGTTCTTGAAGTTCCTCATACCGGGATTGTTTGCGTATGCTTTCTTGCAAAACATTGTGAGGTTTCTTCAAGCTCAATCGATCATTTTACCTTTAGCTTGCATCGCGGTTGCAGCTCTAGTTCTCCACATTGGCATTGCTTATGCTTTGGTTCATTGGACACATCTTGGTTTTAAAGGAGCAGCATTAGCTGTTTCGATTTCATTTTGGATCACGTTCATCGCGTTGAGTCTATACGTGCTTTTCTCCAAGAAATTTAGTCATATAAGACCCGAAGGTCTCTCATCCGAGCCACTTCAACATATtctttcaaacttgaagttGGCTTTGCCCTCTGCTGGCATGGTGTG CTTGGAGTACTGGGCGTTTGAGATTCTTGTGTTATTAGCTGGTTTGATGCCAAACGCGGAAACAACTACTTCTGTTGTTGCAATGTG TGTAAATACAGAAACCATAGCCTACATGATATCTTATGGCCTCAGTGCAGCTGCAAG CACGAGGGTGTCAAACGAGATAGGAGCAGGAAATATCCGCAAAGCTAAACAAGCTATGGCTGTTACTCTCAAGCTAGCTATTGTTGCTGCACTCATAGTTGATTTAGCCCTAGGTTTTGGTCATAATGCTTGGGCTGGCCTCTTCAGCGATGAAGCGGAGATTATTCGTAAATTTGCCTCAATGACACCTCTCCTATTAGTCTCTTTCTTGTTCGATTTCATACAAGGAATTCTATCAG GAGTGGCAAGAGGATGTGGATGGCAACGTTTCGCAATGTGCATCAACTTGGCAAGTTTCTATTTCGTTGGTATGACAATAGGCGCGATCTTGGCTTTCAAGTTCAATAAAGGATATAAG GGTTTATGGGTAGGGTTGATTTCTGGTCTAGCATGCCAATCTACTAGCTTGTTGCTATTGACATTCTTTATAAAATGGGGAAAAGAAGATCAAGTCTCAAAGGATACCAACAATGAAAATGAATCCCAACCTTAA
- the LOC107032616 gene encoding protein DETOXIFICATION 18-like, which yields MTITNLNAPSPSPSPTPAPSPEPTPAPAPAPTPAPTSAPAPAPTPAPAPAPVSTLVEQKENPLNKSCGQIINCKEAKNQVLFSVPMIVVNGCFYFISLVSVMFAGHLGKLELASSNLANSWAMVTGFSFMVGLSGALETLCGQGYGAKMFRMLGIHLQTSSIISFFFSVVVSVIWWYSDRILILLHQEPAIAHEAGVFLKFLIPGLFAYAFLQNIVRFLQAQSIILPLACIAVAALVLHIGIAYALVHWTHLGFKGAALAVSISFWITFIALSLYVLFSKKFSHIRPEGLSSEPLQHLLSNLKLALPSAGMVCLEYWAFEILVLLAGLMPNAETTTSVVAMCVNTETIAYMISYGLSAAASTRVSNEIGAGNIRKAKQAMAVTLKLAIVAALIVDLALGFGHNAWAGLFSDEAEIIRKFASMTPLLLVSFLFDFIQGILSGVARGCGWQRFAMCINLASFYFIGMTIGTILAFKFNKGYKGLWVGLICGLACQSTSLLLLTFFIKWGKEDQVSKDTNNENEAQP from the exons ATGACAATAACTAACTTGAACGCCCCGTCACCGTCACCGTCACCAACTCCCGCACCATCACCGGAACCAACTCCAGCTCCGGCTCCGGCTCCAACTCCGGCACCGACTTCGGCACCGGCACCGGCACCAACTCCGGCACCGGCACCGGCACCGGTATCAACATTGGTTGAACAAAAGGAGAATCCATTGAACAAGTCATGTGGACAGATAATCAATTGTAAAGAAGCGAAAAATCAAGTGTTGTTCTCCGTTCCGATGATTGTAGTGAACGGTTGTTTCTACTTCATAAGCCTCGTCTCCGTCATGTTTGCTGGACACCTCGGGAAGCTCGAGCTAGCTTCCTCGAATCTCGCTAATTCATGGGCCATGGTTACTGGTTTCTCATTCATG GTCGGGCTAAGTGGTGCACTTGAGACATTATGTGGTCAAGGATACGGCGCGAAAATGTTCAGGATGTTAGGGATACATCTTCAAACATCGAGCATCATATCGTTCTTCTTTTCTGTCGTTGTTTCTGTCATTTGGTGGTATTCGGATCGAATTCTGATTTTACTTCATCAAGAACCAGCCATAGCACATGAAGCAGGGGTGTTCTTGAAGTTCCTCATACCGGGATTGTTTGCGTATGCTTTCTTGCAAAACATTGTGAGGTTTCTTCAAGCTCAATCGATCATTTTACCTTTAGCTTGCATCGCGGTTGCAGCTCTAGTTCTCCACATTGGCATTGCTTATGCTCTGGTGCATTGGACACATCTTGGTTTCAAAGGAGCAGCATTAGCTGTTTCGATTTCATTTTGGATCACATTCATCGCGTTGAGTCTATACGTGCTTTTCTCCAAGAAATTTAGTCATATAAGGCCCGAAGGTCTCTCATCCGAGCCACTTCAACATCTtctttcaaacttgaagttGGCTTTGCCCTCTGCTGGCATGGTGTG CTTGGAGTATTGGGCGTTTGAGATTCTTGTGTTATTAGCTGGTTTGATGCCAAACGCGGAAACAACTACTTCTGTCGTTGCAATGTG CGTAAATACAGAAACCATAGCCTACATGATATCTTATGGCCTCAGTGCAGCTGCAAG CACGAGGGTGTCAAACGAGATAGGAGCAGGAAATATCCGCAAAGCTAAACAAGCTATGGCTGTTACTCTCAAGCTAGCTATTGTTGCTGCACTCATAGTTGATTTAGCCCTAGGTTTTGGTCATAATGCTTGGGCTGGCCTCTTCAGCGATGAAGCGGAGATTATTCGTAAATTTGCGTCAATGACACCTCTCCTATTAGTCTCTTTCTTGTTCGATTTCATACAAGGAATTCTATCAG GAGTGGCAAGAGGATGTGGATGGCAACGTTTCGCAATGTGCATCAACTTGGCAAGTTTTTATTTCATTGGTATGACAATAGGCACGATCCTGGCTTTCAAGTTCAACAAAGGATATAAG GGTTTATGGGTAGGGTTGATTTGTGGTCTAGCATGCCAATCTACTAGCTTGTTGCTATTGACATTCTTTATAAAATGGGGAAAAGAAGATCAAGTCTCAAAGGATACCAACAATGAAAATGAAGCCCAACCTTAA
- the LOC107002532 gene encoding protein transport protein Sec61 subunit alpha-like, whose protein sequence is MGGGFRVLHLVRPFLSFLPEVQSADRKIPFREKVLYTVISLFIFLVCSQLPLYGIHSTTGADPFYWMRVILASNRGTVMELGITPIVTSGLVMQLLAGSKIIEVDNNVREDRALLNGAQKLLGILIAIGEAVAYVLSGMYGSVSQLGVGNAVLIIIQLWFAGIIVICLDELLQKGYGLGSGISLFIATNMCENIIWKAFSPTTINSGRGAEFEGAVIALFHLLITRTDKVRGLREAFYRQNLPNVTNLLATVLIFLIVIYLQGFRVVLPVRSKNARGQQGSYPIKLFYTSNMPIILQSALVSNVYFISQLLDRKYSGNFFVNLLGKWKESEYSGQSIPVGGLAYYITAPSSLADMVAHPFHAIFYIVFMLSACALFSKTWIEVSGSSARDVAKQLKEQQMVMPGHRESNLYKELNRYIPTAAAFGGVCIGLLTVLADLMGAIGSGTGILLAVTIIYQYFETFEKEKASEMGFFGL, encoded by the exons ATGGGAGGTGGATTCAGAGTACTCCATCTTGTTCGTCCATTTCTCTCGTTCCTGCCTGAAGTTCAGAGTGCTGATCGAAAAATTCCATTCAGAGAGAAGGTTTTATACACTGTGATCTCTCTATTTATTTTCCTGGTATGCAGTCAGTTACCTTTGTATGGCATACACTCCACAACTGGTGCCGATCCGTTCTATTGGATGCGTGTTATCCTTGCTTCAAACCGTGGAACTGTCATGGAACTTGGAATCACCCCAATTGTGACTTCTGGATTGGTTATGCAACTTTTAGCTGGGTCAAAGATCATTGAAGTTGACAACAATGTTCGGGAGGACCGAGCACTTCT GAATGGTGCACAAAAGTTATTAGGGATTCTCATAGCTATTGGTGAAGCAGTTGCATATGTTCTCTCTGGCATGTACGGCAGTGTTAGTCAGCTTGGGGTTGGAAACGCAGTGCTGATAATCATTCAACTGTGGTTTGCTGGCATAATTGTTATTTGCCTTGATGAGCTCCTTCAGAAAGGATATGGTCTGGGCTCCGGTATCTCACTTTTTATAGCTACCAACATGTG CGAGAACATCATCTGGAAAGCATTTAGTCCAACCACAATCAACAGTGGTCGTGGAGCTGAATTTGAAGGAGCTGTTATAGCTTTATTCCATTTATTGATCACTCGAACTGACAAGGTTCGTGGACTTCGTGAGGCATTCTACCGGCAGAACCTTCCGAACGTAACAAACTTGCTTGCCACAGTCTTGATCTTCCTTATTGTTATCTACCTGCAAGGGTTCCGTGTTGTTTTGCCCGTAAGGTCAAAGAATGCCCGTGGACAGCAGGGTTCATATCCAATTAAGCTGTTCTACACTTCCAATATGCCCATTATCTTACAATCAGCACTTGTATCCAATGTTTACTTCATTTCCCAG TTGCTGGATAGGAAGTACAGTGGCAATTTTTTTGTGAACCTCTTGGGCAAGTGGAAAGAATCTGAATATTCTGGTCAATCTATACCTGTCGGTGGTCTTGCCTATTATATTACTGCACCATCAAG CTTGGCGGATATGGTAGCACATCCTTTCCACGCTATATTCTACATTGTGTTCATGTTATCAGCATGTGCCTTATTCTCAAAGACTTGGATAGAAGTATCAGGATCATCAGCAAGAGATGTGGCTAAGCAGTTAAAG GAACAACAAATGGTGATGCCTGGGCATAGGGAATCGAATTTGTACAAGGAGTTGAACCGTTATATACCAACAGCTGCAGCCTTTGGCGGTGTCTGCATTGGCCTGTTGACTGTGTTGGCTGATCTGATGGGGGCAATTGGTTCAGGGACAGGAATTCTATTGGCTGTTACTATCATCTACCAGTATTTCGAGACATTTGAGAAGGAAAAAGCCAGTGAAATGGGTTTCTTTGGTCTTTAA
- the LOC107032134 gene encoding nucleolar protein dao-5: MADIETLGIVDEIQALVSDKLQVVSYKWLSRNFLVSSNSAKRLLQEFVEKHGNGVEVVYSLSGWLKDSPSTYHIRLVTSANLAEAKKEFSDDCSVQVYSVQACIPKDPVALWNSEFVQAEELFRQSLSADNCLLDNRFCGVSNPFITRNGGGTIPSTNAVPQVKSEASGLRNSNSTAQVKPEQKKVQLPSPSASVPSSHVVDAKSESRGASGPGEGSKFVADKHKVAQLPPAKKAVQSEKSSKNGGALANMWGRIPTKPKVDIVSAASSDATPNPVGNAAQICTPEGIEDRISDDDDQQVSIRRTSNGEGNRKRRVIFDFSDEEDEFKDAVNLASPEPPKQKSILGSKQTPSTPELEKREVKKAKDSKSHEQETMEAGSKSPEQETFSKKSPEQETFSKRSHEQERKPLPTSECKSSKLHSSEIIPEHASPKNAAVKDEVTNAAPTSPKRRKVMKTRIDERGREVTEVVWEGEDTETKADSNTMKKADNNPVNSTGDRAPMAKKSPALGSTAPTNQANKAGNKKAGNKDPKQGNILSFFKKKA; the protein is encoded by the exons ATGGCGGATATCGAAACCCTAGGCATCGTCGATGAGATTCAAGCTCTTGTATCAGACAAACTTCAAGTG GTTTCGTACAAGTGGCTGAGTCGAAATTTTTTGGTGTCATCAAATTCTGCAAAGAG GTTGCTTCAGGAATTTGTTGAAAAGCATGGAAATGGTGTTGAAGTGGTCTACAGCTTGTCTGGCTGGTTGAAAGATAGCCCTTCAACCTACCATATAAGACTTGTCACTTCTGCTAACCTCGCAG AAGCCAAGAAAGAATTTTCAGATGATTGCTCAGTCCAGGTCTATAGCGTGCAAGCTTGCATCCCAAAGGATCCAGTGGCCCTCTGGAATTCTGAATTTGTCCAGGCCGAAGAGCTATTTAGGCAGTCCCTCTCAGCTGATAATTGTTTGCTCGATAATAG GTTTTGTGGAGTTTCAAATCCTTTCATCACGCGCAACGGTGGAGGAACAATTCCAAGCACTAATGCTGTTCCTCAGGTGAAAAGTGAAGCATCAGGACTTCGTAATAGTAACTCTACTGCTCAAGTGAAACCTGAGCAGAAAAAGGTTCAACTACCAAGTCCTAGTGCCAGTGTACCATCTTCACATGTGGTTGATGCCAAAAGTGAGAGTCGTGGCGCATCAGGTCCTGGAGAGGGTAGTAAGTTTGTCGCAGATAAACACAAAGTTGCTCAACTTCCACCTGCTAAGAAGGCAGTTCAGTCTGAGAAAAGTTCTAAAAATGGTGGGGCATTGGCTAATATGTGGGGTCGCATACCTACAAAGCCAAAAGTTGATATTGTTTCTGCTGCTAGCAGTGATGCCACACCAAATCCTGTTG GTAATGCGGCTCAGATATGTACTCCAGAAGGAATAGAAGATAGGATCAGTGATGACGATGATCAACAAGTCAGCATCAGGAGGACATCAAATGGTGAGGGGAATAGAAAAAGGAGggtaatttttgatttttcagatgaagaagatgaattcAAGGACGCTGTCAACCTAGCCTCACCTGAACCTCCAAAGCAGAAATCTATTTTAGGATCAAAACAAACTCCTAGTACTCCAGAACTGGAAAAGCGGGAAGTCAAGAAAGCAAAGGACAGCAAGAGTCATGAGCAAGAAACAATGGAGGCTGGCAGCAAGAGTCCTGAGCAAGAAACATTCTCGAAAAAGAGTCCCGAGCAAGAAACATTCTCAAAAAGGAGTCATGAGCAAGAAAGAAAACCTTTACCTACCAGCGAATGTAAGTCTTCTAAGTTGCATTCTTCTGAGATTATTCCAGAACATGCCAGTCCTAAGAATGCCGCTGTAAAGGATGAAGTCACCAATGCTGCTCCAACTTCTCCTAAAAGAAGAAAAGTAATGAAGACACGAATTGATGAACGTGGAAGAGAAG TGACCGAGGTTGTTTGGGAAGGTGAAGATACAGAAACAAAGGCTGACAGTAATACAATGAAGAAAGCTGACAACAATCCAGTTAATAGTACTGGTGACAG AGCACCTATGGCTAAGAAGTCTCCCGCTCTGGGAAGTACTGCACCTACAAATCAAGCCAATAAAGCAGGAAACAAGAAAGCAGGAAATAAGGATCCTAAACAAGGAAATATCCTatcattttttaagaagaaggctTAG
- the LOC107031819 gene encoding gamma-glutamyl hydrolase 2-like: MFNTQRPHNTKKRRKSILLKFHQFIKMQMETNFLIPFFTIFIQLMATHVKPQLIESQLSFPSCTATDPALNYRPVIGIVSHPGDGASGRLNNASDVSYIAASYVKFAEMAGARVIPIIYTEPPEIINQKLNLVNGIIFTGGWSKKGLYFEVVKGIFEKVLEKNDAGEHFPLLAICLGFELLTMIISKDNNILEEFSASHQASTVQFVENIKFEGTVFGRFPPVLLKKMTTHCLVMQNHRFGISPERLQANNDLCGFFKILTTSVDKKNKAYVSSVQAQHYPITALQWHPEKNVFEWGSSQIPHTEDAIQVSQHVANYFISEARKSSNNKPATSKVLDNLIYNYSPSYAGKVRGSFEEVYLFTPRPTLSSL, encoded by the exons ATGTTCAATACTCAAAGACCACACAATACTAAGAAGAGGAGAAAATCAATTCTCCTCAAAtttcatcaattcatcaaaatGCAAATGGAAACCAATTTTTTGATTCCATTTTTCACAATTTTCATCCAATTGATGGCTACTCATGTGAAACCCCAGCTGATCGAGTCGCAATTGAGTTTTCCTAGCTGTACGGCGACGGATCCGGCACTTAATTACCGGCCGGTCATCGGAATTGTGAGTCATCCCGGCGACGGAGCTTCCGGTCGTCTCAACAACGCCAGTGATGTCTCATACATAGCTGCTTCTTATGTCAAGTTTGCTGAAATGGCTGGTGCTAGAGTTATACCGATTATATATACAGAGCCTCCTGAAATTATCAATCAA AAACTTAATCTAGTCAATGGAATTATCTTCACTGGAGGGTGGAGCAAGAAGGGTCTCTACTTTGAAGTTGTTAAAGGAATATTCGAG AAAGTTCTGGAGAAGAATGACGCGGGTGAGCATTTCCCTCTTCTTGCCATCTGCTTGGGTTTTGAACTTTTAACAATGATCATCTCCAAG GACAATAACATTCTTGAGGAATTCAGTGCATCGCATCAAGCGTCTACAGTACAATttgtagaaaatataaaatttgaaggaACAGTTTTTGGAAG GTTTCCACCTGTGCTGCTAAAGAAGATGACTACACATTGTCTTGTGATGCAAAATCATCGT TTTGGTATATCACCAGAAAGGCTTCAAGCAAATAATGACCTGTGTGGCTTTTTCAAGATATTGACAACTAGTGTTGATAAGAAAAACAAG GCCTATGTCTCCAGTGTTCAAGCACAACACTATCCCATAACTGCACTCCAGTGGCACCCAGAG AAAAATGTTTTCGAGTGGGGTTCATCACAGATTCCACATACCGAGGATGCAATCCAAGTGAGTCAACATGTTGCCAACTATTTTATCAG TGAAGCTAGAAAATCTTCTAATAATAAGCCGGCGACCAGCAAAGTACTTGACAACCTCATCTACAATTACAGTCCCTCTTATGCTGGGAAGGTTCG GGGGAGCTTTGAGGAGGTCTACCTCTTCACTCCGCGTCCTACCTTGAGCTCTCTGTAG